The DNA segment AGCGAACTGAGCCAGGCGCTGCGAGCCGTGTTCGCCGAGCCCCAGCAGGTGGAGGCCGTACGGGAGGCGCCCGGGGGCGAGGAAGCGGCCCGCGAGCTGACGGAGGCGGTGCGCCGGGTACCGATGGCCCGCCGCTTCCACAACGACGCCGTACGGGCGGCCAGGGCGCTGCGACGCCACCGCAAGGTCCGCCTGTTCCGCCTGGCGGGCCACGCCCCGTTCCCGCTGGCCGTCGAGATGGACGACGAGCCGCCGGTGGCCCTGGCGGACCGGCCCGCCTAGGACGCGCCGAAGTCGGGGATCGTGAGGGAACCGTCGGCGGCGAGCGGGAACCCGGGGTTGTGCGCGATCTCCCACGCGTGGCCGTCGGGGTCGACGAAGGCGCCGGAGTAGAAGCCGATGGCATTGGTGACCGCGGGCTTGGTGACGGTCGCCCCGGCCCGTTCCGCGGCCGCGAGCAGTTCGTCGACCTCGGCGTCGGAGCGCACGTTGTGGGCCAGGGCGATCCCGCCGAAGCCGCCTGCCGTGCCTGCCGCGCCGTCGGTCAGCCCGCAGTCCAGCGCCAGCTTGTCGCGGCCCCACAGCACCAGGGCCAGTCCGCCCGCCTGGAAGAAGACGGTCTCCTCGACCTCCTGGCCCCGCCAGCCCAGGGCCTCGTAGAAGGCACGGGAGCGCGCCACATCGGAGACCCCCAGCGTGACCAGGCTGATGCGCTGTTCCATGGCCAGGACACTAACGCGGCCCGGTCCGGGCGGCGCCCCGGCAGGCAAAACGATCCACCGCCTCACCATTGGCTCTTGAAGTGGCCCGTACACCTCACGTTTCCTCGATGCTTGCAGTAACCCTCTTTCACACAGCGAGGTCAACCCGTGTCCATCTCCGAAAACCAGGCCCCCGAGACCGGCACCGCACGCGTGAAGCGCGGTATGGCCGAGCAGCTCAAGGGCGGCGTGATCATGGACGTCGTCACGCCGGAGCAGGCGAAGATCGCCGAGGACGCGGGCGCCGTCGCCGTCATGGCCCTCGAGCGGGTCCCCGCCGACATCCGCAAGGACGGCGGCGTGGCCCGGATGTCGGACCCGGACATGATCGAGGGCATCATCGACGCCGTCTCGATCCCGGTCATGGCCAAGTCCCGCATCGGCCACTTCGTCGAGGCCCAGGTCCTGCAGTCCCTCGGTGTCGACTACATCGACGAGTCCGAGGTCCTCACCCCGGCCGACGAGGTCAACCACAGCGACAAGTTCGCCTTCACGACCCCCTTCGTCTGTGGCGCCACCAACCTCGGTGAGGCCCTGCGCCGCATCGCCGAGGGCGCGGCCATGATCCGCTCCAAGGGCGAGGCCGGCACCGGCAACGTCGTCGAGGCGGTCCGCCACCTGCGTCAGATCAAGAACGAGATCGCCAAGCTGCGCGGCTTCGACAACAACGAGCTGTACGCCGCCGCCAAGGACCTGCGCGCCCCGTACGAGCTGGTCAAGGAAGTCTCCGAGCTCGGCAAACTCCCGGTGGTGCTGTTCTCCGCCGGCGGTGTCGCCACCCCGGCCGACGCCGCGCTGATGCGCCAGCTCGGCGCCGAGGGCGTCTTCGTCGGCTCAGGCATCTTCAAGTCCGGCGACCCGGCCAAGCGCGCCGCCGCCATCGTCAAGGCGACCACCTTCTTCGACGACCCGAAGATCATCGCCGACGCGTCCCGCAACCTCGGCGAGGCCATGGTGGGCATCAACTGCGACACCCTCCCCGAGACCGAGCGCTACGCCAACCGCGGCTGGTAAGGCACCACATCCCATGAGCAACATCCCCGTCATAGGCGTCCTGGCCCTGCAGGGCGACGTACGGGAGCACCTCATCGCCCTGGCCGCGGCAGACGCCGTGGCCAGGCCGGTGCGGCGCCCCGAAGAGATCGCCGAGGTGGACGGCCTCGTCATCCCGGGCGGCGAGTCCACGACCATCTCCAAGCTGGCCGCCCTCTTCGGCGTGACGGAGCCCCTACGCGCGCGCGTGCGGAACGGCATGCCCGTCTACGGCACCTGCGCCGGCATGATCATGCTCGCCGACAAGATCCTCGACCCGCGCTCCGGCCAGGAGACGATCGGCGGCATCGACATGATCGTGCGCCGCAACGCCTTCGGGCGTCAGAACGAGTCCTTTGAAGCGGCGGTCGACGTCAAGGGAGTCGAGGGCGATCCTGTAGAGGGCGTTTTCATTCGCGCCCCTTGGGTCGAATCCGTGGGTGCCGAGGCCGAGGTGCTCGCCGAGCATGAAGGCCATATCGTCGCGGTCCGCCAGGGCAACGCGCTGGCCACGTCGTTCCACCCGGAACTGACCGGCGACCACCGTGTGCACTCCCTGTTCGTCGACATGGTGCGCGCCAACCGGGCAGCGGAGTCCTTGTAGGATCTCTGGCGTTCGTTGTTGGATGGGTTACGCGAAGGAGACAGGCAGATGTCCGGCCACTCTAAATGGGCTACGACGAAGCACAAGAAGGCCGTGATCGACGCCAAGCGCGGCAAGCTCTTCGCGAAGCTGATCAAGAACATCGAGGTCGCGGCCCGTATGGGTGGCGTTGACATCGAGGGTAACCCGACGCTCTACGACGCCATCCAGAAGGCGAAGAAGCAGTCGGTCCCGAACAAGAACATCGACTCCGCGGTCAAGCGCGGCGGCGGTCTCGAGGCCGGCGGCGCCGACTACGAGACGATCATGTACGAGGGTTACGGCCCGAACGGTGTCGCCGTGCTCATCGAGTGCCTCACCGACAACCGCAACCGCGCCGCCTCCGACGTCCGCGTCGCCATGACCCGCAACGGCGGCAACATGGCCGACCCGGGCTCCGTGTCGTACATGTTCAGCCGCAAGGGCGTCGTCATCGTCCCCAAGGGCGAGCTGAGCGAGGACGACGTCCTCACCGCCGTCCTGGAAGCCGGCGCCGAGGAGGTCAACGACCTCGGTGAGTCCTTCGAGGTCATCAGCGAGGCCACCGACCTGGTCGCGGTCCGCACCGCCCTCCAGGGGGCCGGCATCGACTACGACTCCGCCGACTCCAGCTTCGTGCCGTCCGTCCAGGTTGAGCTGGACGAGGAGGGCGCCAAGAAGATCTTCAAGCTGATCGACGCGCTCGAGGACAGCGACGACGTGCAGAACGTCTTCGCCAACTTCGATGTCAGCGACGAGATCATGGAGAAGGTCGACGCGTAACTCTGCCGCGAGCTGAGCGGTTTCGACGGGCCGACGGGGCATCCCCGTCGGCCCGTGGCTTTGCCGGGAGTTGCTGCCCGGCGTTGTCGGTGGCACCCGATAGCCTGCACAAACATGCGATCGGAGGGAGGGGGCGCGGCGTGCGCGTACTGGGGGTGGACCCGGGGCTGACCCGATGCGGTGTCGGCGTGGTCGAGGGCGTCGCCGGGCGGCCGTTGACGATGCTCGGCGTCGGTGTCGTACGCACCCCCGCGGACGCCGAGTTGGGACACCGTCTCGTCGTCATCGAGCAGGGCATCGAGCAGTGGCTGGACGAGCACAAGCCCGAATTCGTCGCCGTGGAGCGGGTGTTCAGCCAGCACAACGTCCGTACGGTGATGGGCACCGCCCAGGCCAGCGCCGTCGCCATGCTCTGTGCCGCCCGGCGCGGCATCCCCGTCGCGCTGCACACCCCCAGCGAGGTCAAGGCCGCGGTCACCGGCAGCGGTCGCGCCGACAAGGCCCAGGTCGGTGCCATGGTCACCCGCCTGCTGCGGCTCAGCGCCCCGCCCAAGCCGGCCGACGCCGCCGACGCCCTCGCGCTCGCCATCTGCCACATCTGGCGCGCCCCCGCGCAGAACCGACTCCAGCAGGCCGTCGCCCTGCACACAGCCAAAGCACCGAAAGGCCGTACGGCATGATCGCCTTCGTCAGTGGCACAGTGGCCGCCCTCGCTCCGGACGCCGCGGTCGTCGAGGTGGGCGGAGTCGGCATGGCCGTCCAGTGCACGCCGAACACCCTGTCCACCCTGCGCCTCGGCAAGCCCGCAAAGCTGCACACCTCGCTGGTGGTCCGCGAGGACTCCCTCACGCTGTACGGCTTCGCGGACGACGACGAACGGCAGACGTTCGAGCTGCTCCAGACCGCGAGCGGAGTCGGCCCGCGGCTGGCCCAGGCGATGCTGGCGGTGCACTCGCCCGACGCGCTGCGCCGAGCCGTCGCGACCGCCGACGAGAAGTCGCTCACCGCTGTCCCCGGCATCGGCAAGAAGGGCGCCCAGAAGCTGCTCCTGGAGCTGAAGGACCGCCTGGGCGAGCCCATCGGCGCGCCTGCGGTGGGCGCCCCGGTCACCCAGGGCTGGCGCGACCAGCTGCACGCCGCCCTGATCGGCCTCGGGTACGCGACGCGCGAGGCCGACGAGGCGGTCGCCGCGGTGGCTCCGCAGGCCGAGGCCGCCGAGGGCACGCCCCAGGTGGGCCGGCTGCTGAAGGCCGCGCTTCAGACCCTGAACAGAGCCCGCTGAACCGACCGATGCCCCGGTA comes from the Streptomyces sp. NBC_00443 genome and includes:
- the ruvC gene encoding crossover junction endodeoxyribonuclease RuvC is translated as MRVLGVDPGLTRCGVGVVEGVAGRPLTMLGVGVVRTPADAELGHRLVVIEQGIEQWLDEHKPEFVAVERVFSQHNVRTVMGTAQASAVAMLCAARRGIPVALHTPSEVKAAVTGSGRADKAQVGAMVTRLLRLSAPPKPADAADALALAICHIWRAPAQNRLQQAVALHTAKAPKGRTA
- the ruvA gene encoding Holliday junction branch migration protein RuvA — its product is MIAFVSGTVAALAPDAAVVEVGGVGMAVQCTPNTLSTLRLGKPAKLHTSLVVREDSLTLYGFADDDERQTFELLQTASGVGPRLAQAMLAVHSPDALRRAVATADEKSLTAVPGIGKKGAQKLLLELKDRLGEPIGAPAVGAPVTQGWRDQLHAALIGLGYATREADEAVAAVAPQAEAAEGTPQVGRLLKAALQTLNRAR
- the pdxS gene encoding pyridoxal 5'-phosphate synthase lyase subunit PdxS — encoded protein: MSISENQAPETGTARVKRGMAEQLKGGVIMDVVTPEQAKIAEDAGAVAVMALERVPADIRKDGGVARMSDPDMIEGIIDAVSIPVMAKSRIGHFVEAQVLQSLGVDYIDESEVLTPADEVNHSDKFAFTTPFVCGATNLGEALRRIAEGAAMIRSKGEAGTGNVVEAVRHLRQIKNEIAKLRGFDNNELYAAAKDLRAPYELVKEVSELGKLPVVLFSAGGVATPADAALMRQLGAEGVFVGSGIFKSGDPAKRAAAIVKATTFFDDPKIIADASRNLGEAMVGINCDTLPETERYANRGW
- a CDS encoding YebC/PmpR family DNA-binding transcriptional regulator encodes the protein MSGHSKWATTKHKKAVIDAKRGKLFAKLIKNIEVAARMGGVDIEGNPTLYDAIQKAKKQSVPNKNIDSAVKRGGGLEAGGADYETIMYEGYGPNGVAVLIECLTDNRNRAASDVRVAMTRNGGNMADPGSVSYMFSRKGVVIVPKGELSEDDVLTAVLEAGAEEVNDLGESFEVISEATDLVAVRTALQGAGIDYDSADSSFVPSVQVELDEEGAKKIFKLIDALEDSDDVQNVFANFDVSDEIMEKVDA
- the pdxT gene encoding pyridoxal 5'-phosphate synthase glutaminase subunit PdxT, with the protein product MSNIPVIGVLALQGDVREHLIALAAADAVARPVRRPEEIAEVDGLVIPGGESTTISKLAALFGVTEPLRARVRNGMPVYGTCAGMIMLADKILDPRSGQETIGGIDMIVRRNAFGRQNESFEAAVDVKGVEGDPVEGVFIRAPWVESVGAEAEVLAEHEGHIVAVRQGNALATSFHPELTGDHRVHSLFVDMVRANRAAESL
- a CDS encoding VOC family protein, which codes for MEQRISLVTLGVSDVARSRAFYEALGWRGQEVEETVFFQAGGLALVLWGRDKLALDCGLTDGAAGTAGGFGGIALAHNVRSDAEVDELLAAAERAGATVTKPAVTNAIGFYSGAFVDPDGHAWEIAHNPGFPLAADGSLTIPDFGAS